The following proteins come from a genomic window of Lentisphaerota bacterium:
- a CDS encoding helix-turn-helix domain-containing protein, with the protein MKKGRPCAGASFVCARLKKAPNQIRPSRIGSAGRNLFIFTGKSMPEMKEEVQSSRLHADPKKSLAAPSRPRLQCGMAGSYLTLDEAAKYLHLDTGYLLRLLKQGEVPCQAGGGRVGFDRDELDAWASQRILRMTERNLKEYHRESSRITRCSAGDYAVIRGLFAPGRTVVGLPSRTKASVLRELVGIAEQAGLLYAPADLIASLEAREAACSTGLGGGVALVHPSKHDPYIAAESFIVLARTATPIPFGAPDGENTDLFFLVCCLDDRLHLHTLARLCTMLGTPDVLPRMRQAADGAALYAAVIETEQLVLEHLGRSRV; encoded by the coding sequence ATGAAGAAAGGCCGACCGTGCGCCGGGGCGTCGTTCGTCTGCGCCAGGCTCAAGAAGGCCCCCAACCAGATCAGACCCAGTAGAATCGGCAGCGCAGGACGTAACCTATTCATATTCACAGGGAAGAGCATGCCAGAAATGAAGGAAGAAGTCCAGAGTTCACGTCTGCATGCTGACCCCAAAAAGTCCCTTGCGGCGCCCTCTCGCCCTAGACTACAATGCGGCATGGCTGGCAGCTATTTAACACTCGACGAGGCAGCGAAATATCTGCACCTCGATACCGGCTACCTACTCCGTCTGCTGAAGCAGGGGGAGGTGCCGTGTCAAGCGGGTGGCGGGAGGGTAGGCTTTGACCGCGACGAGCTGGACGCCTGGGCGTCGCAGCGGATCTTGCGAATGACCGAACGCAATCTCAAAGAGTATCACCGCGAAAGTTCACGGATCACACGCTGCAGCGCGGGCGACTATGCGGTCATCCGCGGGCTGTTCGCCCCCGGCCGCACGGTGGTCGGCCTTCCCTCGCGCACCAAGGCATCGGTTCTGCGCGAACTCGTGGGCATTGCCGAGCAGGCTGGGCTGCTCTATGCCCCGGCTGACCTGATTGCCAGCCTCGAAGCGCGCGAAGCCGCCTGTTCCACCGGCCTCGGCGGCGGCGTGGCCCTCGTTCATCCGAGCAAACACGACCCCTACATCGCCGCCGAATCGTTCATCGTTCTCGCCCGCACCGCCACGCCGATCCCCTTTGGTGCGCCTGACGGCGAGAACACCGACCTCTTCTTCTTGGTCTGCTGCCTCGATGACCGGCTCCACCTCCACACCCTTGCGCGCCTCTGTACCATGCTGGGCACACCCGACGTCCTGCCGCGCATGCGCCAGGCCGCCGACGGCGCCGCGCTTTACGCTGCGGTGATCGAGACGGAGCAGCTCGTCCTCGAACACCTCGGCCGGAGCCGGGTGTAA
- a CDS encoding M23 family metallopeptidase produces MGLDVPVPDWQDAAMYFRRWLFILLASAAAGCACAAGLWLVLPTENQSVFQNAPDRFYMYVDRLVDGKMEQALGGGFYGFTRTPLQIGGTVVYTQFHEGVDIRPLRHDARGEPLDPVTAPADGRVVHVSNVPGNSNYGRYVVVEHTLQGAPYYTLYAHLAAITVARGDAVRQGDSIGRIGYTGAGINKSRAHLHYEFCLMLNRNFGGWFKKHHPQTPDTHGIFNGMNLAGLDPVGLTRAVRADPALTVTNYIRGQTPLFRLIVNATPRFDLLRLYPWLIEGAADPRPAAWAVTFSSQFIPMRAERRADRVAAPAIEWLGPAAPALIYQSRKLISGTPGKPALTPAGQRWVNLLTFPE; encoded by the coding sequence ATGGGCCTTGACGTTCCCGTTCCGGATTGGCAAGATGCGGCCATGTACTTTCGCAGATGGCTCTTCATTCTATTGGCTAGCGCGGCTGCCGGGTGCGCTTGTGCGGCGGGGCTGTGGCTGGTTCTGCCGACCGAGAATCAGTCGGTCTTCCAGAACGCCCCCGACCGGTTTTACATGTACGTGGACCGGTTGGTCGACGGCAAGATGGAACAGGCGCTGGGGGGCGGGTTCTACGGATTCACCCGCACGCCGCTGCAGATCGGTGGAACCGTGGTCTACACGCAGTTTCACGAGGGTGTGGACATCCGGCCTCTGAGGCACGACGCGCGCGGAGAGCCGCTGGATCCCGTGACCGCCCCGGCCGACGGCCGCGTCGTCCACGTGTCCAACGTGCCGGGCAATTCCAACTATGGGCGCTATGTCGTGGTCGAGCACACGCTGCAGGGCGCCCCTTACTACACGCTCTACGCCCATCTGGCCGCGATCACCGTGGCGCGTGGCGATGCGGTCCGACAGGGGGACAGCATCGGCCGCATCGGCTATACCGGCGCCGGCATCAACAAGTCCCGCGCCCATCTGCATTATGAGTTCTGCCTGATGTTAAACCGCAATTTTGGCGGCTGGTTCAAAAAACACCACCCCCAGACACCCGACACGCACGGCATCTTCAACGGCATGAACCTCGCCGGTCTCGATCCGGTCGGCCTGACCCGCGCCGTCCGTGCCGATCCCGCCCTCACGGTGACGAACTACATCCGCGGTCAGACGCCGCTCTTCCGGCTGATTGTGAACGCCACGCCCCGTTTCGACCTGCTCCGGCTCTACCCCTGGCTGATCGAGGGCGCCGCCGATCCCCGGCCGGCAGCCTGGGCGGTGACGTTTTCGAGCCAGTTCATCCCCATGCGGGCCGAGCGGCGCGCCGACCGCGTCGCCGCGCCCGCCATCGAATGGCTCGGCCCCGCCGCGCCTGCGCTGATCTACCAGTCCCGCAAGCTGATCAGCGGCACGCCCGGAAAGCCCGCGCTCACCCCGGCGGGCCAGCGCTGGGTCAACCTGCTGACCTTCCCGGAATGA
- a CDS encoding YraN family protein: MRVRESVGAGECVNRGGRKQSSRWRDRHVDGAGSRMWRRFLVWVGLTHDRLADAPLDLGVWGEDQAADRLRHNGWKILGRRVRPNRRDELDIIALRDGVLAFVEVKTRTDERIARPGASVNATKRHALNRAARAFLSQAGFPDLIYRFDIVEVVGRPGGAPPEIRCNEDAFPFERMTWR; encoded by the coding sequence ATGAGAGTGCGGGAGAGTGTGGGAGCGGGGGAATGTGTGAACAGAGGCGGGCGGAAACAGTCGAGCCGGTGGCGGGACCGACACGTTGACGGGGCTGGCTCCCGGATGTGGAGACGATTCCTCGTCTGGGTCGGGTTGACGCATGATCGGCTGGCGGACGCGCCGCTCGACCTGGGGGTGTGGGGCGAGGACCAGGCGGCGGACCGGCTGCGGCACAACGGCTGGAAAATCCTGGGGCGCCGGGTGCGACCCAACCGGCGCGACGAGCTGGACATTATTGCGCTCCGTGACGGTGTGCTGGCTTTTGTCGAGGTCAAGACCCGCACCGATGAGCGGATCGCGCGGCCGGGGGCGTCCGTCAACGCCACCAAGCGCCACGCCCTCAACCGTGCGGCCCGCGCTTTTCTGAGTCAGGCCGGGTTTCCCGACCTGATCTACCGGTTCGATATCGTCGAGGTGGTCGGCCGCCCCGGCGGCGCCCCGCCCGAAATCCGCTGCAACGAGGATGCCTTCCCGTTTGAACGGATGACGTGGCGGTAG
- a CDS encoding PFL family protein translates to MIAHQGILDTLRMVEQENLDVRTVTLGINLNVCAGRDPDAMVRAVYDRIVALAGCHVAFCDEVSAKYGLPIVNKRIAISPASILLEGHSVETAVKLAQALDRAAAAVRIDLLGGFSALVHKGITPGERTLLEALPQALAQTGRICASINVGTTRAGMNVDAIRLAARQIIATAQATRAQRGFGAAKIVVFANMPEDNPFMAGAMLGAGEPECVINVGVSGPGVVKRAIDRLLARYPDATLDRIAEEIKHTAFRVTRTGELIGREVAGRLNVPFGVVDLSLAPTPRVGDSVGEIYQAMGVERVGAPGTTTAVMLLNDAVKKGGAFASSAVGGLSGAFIPVMEDHALSGAVERGDLTLEKLEAMTAVCSVGLDMILLPGGTTEACLAGIIMDEAAIGISTRKTTGVRVIPVPDAALGDRVDFGGLFGAGVVTAPACPQGAETFVGRGGHIPAPIHALIN, encoded by the coding sequence ATGATTGCACACCAAGGCATTCTGGACACCTTGCGCATGGTCGAGCAGGAGAATCTCGACGTGCGCACCGTCACCCTCGGCATCAACCTCAACGTCTGCGCCGGCCGCGACCCCGATGCGATGGTGCGCGCCGTTTACGACCGGATTGTCGCCCTCGCGGGCTGCCATGTGGCGTTCTGCGACGAGGTGTCGGCCAAATACGGGCTGCCGATCGTCAACAAGCGAATCGCGATCTCGCCCGCTTCGATCCTCCTCGAAGGGCACTCTGTGGAGACGGCGGTGAAGCTGGCGCAGGCGCTGGATCGGGCGGCCGCGGCGGTGCGGATCGATCTCCTCGGCGGATTCTCGGCGCTGGTTCACAAAGGGATCACCCCGGGCGAGCGGACGCTGCTGGAGGCGCTGCCGCAGGCGCTCGCGCAGACCGGGCGGATCTGCGCCTCGATCAACGTGGGCACCACCCGCGCGGGGATGAACGTGGATGCGATCCGCCTGGCCGCGCGGCAGATCATCGCCACGGCGCAGGCGACCCGGGCGCAGCGCGGGTTCGGCGCGGCGAAGATCGTGGTCTTTGCCAACATGCCCGAGGACAACCCCTTCATGGCCGGAGCGATGCTCGGCGCGGGCGAGCCCGAATGCGTGATCAACGTCGGCGTAAGCGGACCCGGCGTGGTGAAACGGGCCATCGACCGGCTGCTGGCCCGCTATCCCGATGCGACGCTCGACCGGATCGCCGAGGAGATCAAGCACACCGCCTTTCGCGTCACCCGCACCGGCGAATTGATCGGCCGCGAAGTGGCCGGCCGGTTGAACGTCCCCTTCGGCGTGGTGGACCTCTCGCTTGCGCCGACGCCGCGCGTGGGCGACAGCGTCGGCGAAATTTATCAGGCCATGGGCGTTGAGCGGGTCGGCGCTCCCGGAACAACCACCGCCGTGATGCTGCTCAACGACGCCGTCAAGAAAGGTGGCGCGTTCGCCTCGAGCGCCGTGGGCGGCCTCTCCGGCGCCTTCATTCCGGTCATGGAGGATCACGCCCTCTCAGGTGCGGTCGAGCGGGGGGACTTGACCCTGGAAAAGCTGGAGGCGATGACGGCGGTCTGTTCGGTCGGGCTGGACATGATTCTGCTGCCGGGCGGCACAACCGAGGCGTGCCTGGCGGGGATCATCATGGATGAGGCCGCGATCGGCATCTCGACCCGCAAGACCACGGGTGTGCGGGTGATCCCGGTGCCGGATGCGGCACTCGGTGATCGGGTTGATTTTGGCGGTCTTTTTGGCGCGGGGGTCGTGACCGCGCCAGCGTGCCCCCAGGGCGCAGAGACCTTTGTCGGGCGCGGGGGACACATCCCGGCGCCGATTCACGCGCTTATCAATTGA
- a CDS encoding ACT domain-containing protein encodes MSKTASAYSRRRSKRSHPLPNSRRRCPEHVMKQAIISVLLPDRVGILRDVTRVVFDQGGNIVVIRQTIVHGFFSLVFTVAFARPADPAALSAALAGALEPDAAVTVRPFAKPPPTPLPAGPTYVVTTHGPDRPGTVYGISQFLVDRGINIIDWTVEGEHDDVVYIAEVVLPPEADFRQVQADFRAEMARRGLRASICHQNIFRATSEIGAIHNLLSGN; translated from the coding sequence ATGTCGAAAACAGCATCCGCCTACTCCAGACGTCGCTCGAAACGCTCCCATCCGCTACCGAACTCGCGCCGGCGCTGCCCTGAACACGTCATGAAACAAGCCATCATATCCGTGCTTCTTCCCGACCGCGTCGGCATCCTGCGCGATGTGACGCGGGTGGTCTTCGACCAGGGCGGCAACATTGTCGTTATCCGACAGACCATCGTTCACGGCTTTTTCAGTCTGGTGTTCACGGTTGCTTTTGCGCGACCCGCCGACCCGGCGGCGCTGTCGGCGGCGCTGGCTGGCGCGCTCGAGCCGGATGCCGCCGTCACGGTTCGGCCGTTTGCCAAGCCGCCGCCCACGCCGCTGCCGGCCGGGCCGACTTACGTTGTCACGACCCACGGGCCCGACCGCCCCGGGACGGTGTACGGCATCAGCCAGTTTTTGGTCGACCGGGGGATCAACATCATCGATTGGACGGTCGAGGGCGAACACGACGACGTGGTCTACATCGCCGAGGTCGTGCTGCCGCCCGAGGCCGACTTTCGCCAGGTGCAGGCCGACTTCCGAGCCGAGATGGCTCGGCGCGGGCTGCGCGCGTCGATCTGCCACCAAAACATCTTCCGCGCCACGAGCGAGATCGGCGCGATCCACAATCTGCTTTCCGGGAATTGA